One region of Flavobacterium sp. KACC 22763 genomic DNA includes:
- a CDS encoding DUF2480 family protein has translation MEEIINKVANSALEVFDLEDYYPKGMRVQIDISQWLLEGFLLKEKDFREHLKNHDWSQYQDQYVAVHCSTDAIIPAWALILVGVHLAPFAKKVVNGTIEDLDASLYEELLSKIDYSVYKGKPVIVKGCSRKPVPMRAYILATNYLQPFARSIMYGEACSAVPLYKESKK, from the coding sequence ATGGAAGAAATCATCAATAAAGTTGCCAATAGTGCTTTAGAAGTTTTTGATCTTGAGGATTATTATCCAAAAGGAATGCGAGTGCAAATTGACATTTCGCAATGGCTTTTGGAAGGATTTTTATTGAAAGAAAAAGACTTTAGAGAACATCTTAAAAATCATGATTGGTCACAATATCAAGATCAATACGTAGCTGTACACTGCAGTACAGATGCTATAATTCCCGCTTGGGCATTAATTTTGGTTGGTGTTCATTTGGCGCCTTTTGCAAAAAAAGTTGTGAACGGAACTATAGAAGACCTTGATGCAAGCCTTTATGAAGAGCTTTTAAGCAAAATAGATTACTCTGTTTACAAAGGTAAACCAGTCATTGTAAAAGGCTGTTCAAGAAAACCAGTTCCAATGCGTGCGTATATTTTGGCTACAAATTATTTACAGCCATTTGCCCGCAGTATTATGTACGGTGAAGCATGTTCTGCAGTGCCTCTATACAAAGAATCTAAGAAATAA
- a CDS encoding DUF5689 domain-containing protein, whose protein sequence is MKKLILIFVLSLISCSKEVETPELACTQPNLSVNKSVEKVYELASPTAKQYLYDDIIEAYVVSSDEGGNFFKTISLQTKETEKVQAIGFSVPIDATNTYIDYRVGNKVFVKLKNQFTDLYYGGLRIGSLYVSNAGDPTIGRISQNEYKNVLNASCTNIDENQLVKSLSIEKALSDSKLNTLIELNDVEFTEAALGRHYFEESNNVGGSTNWYLRDKTGNQIIFRTSSYAKFADHFVPEGSGTVKGILTKFGTDYQFMVRYESDIVMNGKRNTPLFAEDFQSVKNNVNFVLPGWSNIVEKATKLWKSMVYSGNGYAEFNTTSTTAAENVAWLVSPKINLSEYKNAVLSFRSAQHDLKIDSPLNTLEVYVSTNFDGASVTKAKWTKLEAKVPTLSTPSREFISSGGIDLSSYSGNINIAFKYIGSGKDKTLNGAFMVDDIKIFGEK, encoded by the coding sequence ATGAAAAAACTAATTTTAATTTTTGTATTATCCTTAATCAGCTGCAGTAAAGAAGTTGAAACTCCAGAATTAGCCTGCACTCAGCCCAATCTTTCTGTGAATAAAAGTGTAGAAAAAGTGTATGAGCTTGCGAGTCCAACAGCAAAACAATATTTGTACGATGACATTATAGAGGCTTATGTGGTTTCGAGTGATGAAGGAGGTAATTTCTTCAAAACTATTTCATTGCAGACTAAAGAAACTGAAAAAGTACAGGCAATTGGGTTTAGTGTTCCAATTGATGCAACTAATACTTACATCGATTATCGAGTGGGAAATAAGGTGTTTGTAAAACTTAAAAACCAATTTACAGATTTGTATTATGGTGGTTTAAGAATAGGGAGTTTGTATGTGAGCAATGCTGGCGACCCGACAATTGGAAGAATTTCTCAAAATGAATATAAAAATGTATTAAACGCTTCGTGTACAAATATAGACGAGAATCAATTGGTTAAATCACTTTCTATAGAAAAAGCACTTTCAGATTCTAAGCTAAATACGTTGATAGAATTAAACGATGTGGAATTTACCGAAGCAGCATTAGGACGCCATTATTTTGAAGAATCAAATAATGTTGGAGGTTCAACAAACTGGTATTTAAGAGATAAAACAGGAAATCAGATTATTTTTAGAACCAGCAGTTATGCAAAATTTGCAGATCATTTTGTGCCAGAAGGAAGCGGAACGGTCAAAGGAATTCTAACAAAATTTGGTACAGACTATCAGTTTATGGTTCGTTATGAAAGCGATATTGTGATGAACGGAAAAAGAAATACTCCGCTTTTTGCAGAAGATTTCCAGTCGGTTAAAAATAACGTCAATTTTGTGCTTCCAGGTTGGAGTAATATTGTAGAAAAAGCTACAAAACTCTGGAAAAGCATGGTATATTCTGGAAATGGCTATGCTGAATTTAATACAACAAGCACAACGGCAGCCGAGAATGTGGCTTGGCTTGTGTCGCCTAAAATAAATTTATCAGAATATAAAAATGCAGTACTTTCTTTTAGAAGCGCGCAACACGATTTGAAGATTGATTCTCCATTAAATACTTTAGAAGTATATGTTTCAACTAATTTTGATGGTGCAAGTGTGACTAAAGCAAAATGGACAAAATTGGAAGCAAAAGTCCCAACACTCTCAACTCCTTCCCGTGAGTTTATCAGCTCGGGCGGAATTGATCTTTCTTCTTATTCTGGGAACATAAATATTGCCTTTAAGTATATTGGCTCAGGAAAAGACAAAACATTAAATGGTGCATTTATGGTTGATGATATTAAAATATTTGGAGAAAAGTAA
- the hflX gene encoding GTPase HflX: protein MLEKEVINFERTVIVGIVTQNQSEEKLNEYLDELEFLTFTAGGEVIKRFSQKMERPNPKTFVGTGKIDDINLFVKENKISTVIFDDELTPSQQKNISRIIDCKILDRTNLILDIFAQRAETSYARTQVELAQCQYLLPRLSGLWTHLERQKGGIGMRGPGETEIETDRRIVRDRISLLKDKIKTIDKQMSIQRSNRGAMVRVALVGYTNVGKSTLMNAVGKSDVFVENKLFATLDTTVRKVVIKNLPFLLSDTVGFIRKLPTQLVDSFKSTLDEVREADLLLHVVDISHPDFEDHIESVNKTLQEIKSNDKPTIMVFNKIDAYKHLIIDEDDLITERTRKYWTLDEWKQTWMSNVGQDKALFISARNKENFEEFRETVYEAVRQIHITRFPYNNFLYPDYKDAVEKDEDQE from the coding sequence ATGTTAGAAAAAGAAGTTATAAATTTTGAGAGAACAGTAATTGTTGGTATTGTTACTCAGAATCAAAGTGAAGAAAAACTAAATGAATATTTAGACGAATTGGAGTTTTTGACTTTTACCGCAGGAGGTGAAGTTATTAAACGCTTTTCGCAAAAAATGGAACGCCCTAATCCGAAGACTTTTGTGGGTACGGGAAAAATTGATGACATTAATCTTTTTGTAAAAGAAAACAAAATATCGACTGTAATTTTTGATGATGAATTAACGCCTTCACAGCAGAAAAACATCTCAAGAATTATTGACTGCAAAATTCTAGATAGAACCAACTTAATTCTAGATATTTTTGCGCAGAGAGCTGAAACTTCTTATGCAAGAACTCAGGTAGAATTGGCACAATGCCAGTATTTGCTTCCGAGACTTTCTGGTTTATGGACACACCTTGAGCGTCAAAAAGGAGGTATTGGTATGCGTGGACCGGGAGAAACAGAGATTGAAACCGATAGACGTATTGTGCGTGACAGAATTTCGTTATTGAAAGATAAAATCAAAACGATCGACAAACAAATGAGCATTCAGCGAAGCAATCGCGGTGCAATGGTTCGAGTAGCTTTGGTTGGATATACCAATGTGGGAAAATCGACTTTGATGAATGCAGTTGGTAAAAGTGATGTTTTTGTTGAGAATAAATTGTTTGCAACCTTAGATACAACAGTTAGAAAAGTGGTGATAAAAAACCTTCCTTTCTTACTTTCTGATACAGTTGGATTTATTCGAAAACTGCCAACGCAATTGGTCGATTCTTTTAAAAGTACTCTAGATGAGGTTCGTGAAGCCGATTTATTGCTTCATGTAGTTGATATTTCGCATCCTGATTTTGAAGATCATATTGAATCTGTAAATAAGACTTTGCAAGAAATAAAAAGCAACGATAAACCAACAATTATGGTTTTTAATAAAATCGATGCTTACAAACATCTTATTATTGACGAAGATGATTTGATCACCGAAAGAACAAGAAAATATTGGACGCTTGACGAGTGGAAACAAACTTGGATGAGTAATGTAGGTCAGGATAAAGCGTTGTTTATTTCTGCCAGAAATAAAGAGAATTTCGAAGAGTTCAGAGAGACAGTATACGAAGCGGTTCGCCAAATTCATATCACACGTTTTCCTTACAACAATTTCTTATATCCTGATTATAAGGATGCAGTTGAAAAGGATGAAGATCAGGAATAG
- a CDS encoding DUF3078 domain-containing protein has translation MRKITLLLFILVNFTFLQAQNTEKELAQNTEKAVKKINDTIEKEGWKAKGTVSLLLNQSSFNNWIAGGEDSFSGTLGINYDFNYKKDDLTWDNKVLAYYGLLQTKNADFEKKTDDRFEFNSIVGKRAFGEWYYSYFLNFRTQFTTGYIYGQDPNGKEIRTENTKFMSPGYLTTGPGIYWSKDENLKINFAPLTSKFTFVDKAYTTAIDPATGLPYPDGYYFGVDANKSMRYELGFYASVYYKLAIMTNVTAENTLNLYSNYLEDPQNVDINYSLNIVMKVNKFLSANFSFQTIYDDNAFQGFQTREVFGLGVNFGF, from the coding sequence ATGAGAAAGATAACCTTATTACTTTTCATTTTAGTAAATTTCACATTTTTACAAGCCCAAAACACCGAAAAAGAACTAGCACAAAACACCGAAAAAGCTGTCAAAAAAATCAATGATACAATTGAAAAAGAAGGCTGGAAGGCAAAAGGAACCGTATCCCTTTTATTAAACCAATCCAGTTTCAACAATTGGATTGCTGGAGGTGAAGATAGTTTTTCTGGAACGCTAGGAATCAATTACGACTTCAATTACAAAAAAGACGATTTAACTTGGGATAATAAAGTTCTTGCGTACTATGGTTTACTTCAAACCAAAAATGCCGATTTTGAAAAGAAAACAGACGATAGATTCGAATTCAATTCCATTGTCGGAAAAAGAGCATTCGGAGAATGGTATTACTCTTATTTCTTAAACTTTAGAACACAATTTACAACTGGATATATTTACGGACAGGATCCAAACGGAAAAGAAATCAGAACTGAAAACACCAAATTCATGTCTCCAGGTTATCTAACTACCGGCCCAGGTATTTATTGGTCTAAAGATGAGAATCTTAAAATAAATTTTGCACCGCTAACCTCAAAATTCACATTTGTAGATAAAGCGTATACAACAGCCATTGATCCTGCCACAGGTTTGCCTTATCCTGATGGATATTATTTTGGTGTTGATGCTAACAAAAGCATGCGTTATGAACTCGGATTTTATGCTTCTGTCTATTACAAATTGGCCATTATGACCAATGTAACTGCCGAAAACACTCTAAATCTATATTCAAATTATTTAGAAGACCCACAAAACGTTGATATTAATTATTCCTTAAACATTGTCATGAAAGTAAATAAATTTCTATCGGCAAACTTTTCTTTCCAAACTATCTACGATGACAATGCTTTTCAGGGTTTCCAAACAAGAGAAGTATTTGGTCTAGGAGTTAATTTTGGGTTTTAA
- a CDS encoding SUF system Fe-S cluster assembly protein produces the protein MEQEIDTNELGESIVRVLKGIYDPEIPVDIYELGLIYDVMVNTDYEVKILMTLTSPNCPVAESLPREVEEKVKAIENIKDVDVEITFDPPWSKDLMSEEAKLELGML, from the coding sequence ATGGAACAAGAAATAGACACAAACGAATTAGGAGAATCAATCGTAAGAGTTTTAAAAGGCATTTACGATCCTGAGATTCCTGTAGATATTTATGAATTAGGATTAATTTACGATGTAATGGTAAATACAGATTACGAAGTAAAAATCCTTATGACACTTACTTCACCAAACTGCCCAGTTGCAGAAAGTCTACCGAGAGAAGTAGAAGAAAAAGTAAAAGCCATTGAAAACATTAAAGATGTTGACGTTGAAATTACTTTTGATCCGCCTTGGAGCAAAGACTTAATGAGCGAAGAAGCTAAATTAGAATTAGGAATGCTTTAA